DNA from Aphis gossypii isolate Hap1 chromosome 3, ASM2018417v2, whole genome shotgun sequence:
ccaatttaatttttacaacaaatatatagaatataaatattcttcatactaatcaattttaaataggaaaaaattgtatttaattatttcttactCACCTGTTCaggtatatcaattttaaaaaaattgccaCGGATAAAGATTTCTTTATAACACAGTAACAGTATCAGTGAGATGAACGAATTGAAACCCAATACAAgtgtataacaattatttttcagctGTTTTGCTATTTCAGacctgttaaaataaaaattgcagaAATaagggaaataataataatttataatttactggtTAAAATCGTGTTCgacatttaagtatttaattatatattattatgacactGTTTGAGataacactattatatatctatatgataGTTGatagtattgttatattttttcttcttcaaaaATTGgagttttcataaaataaattgcattttacTTACAACGCTGTTACAAACATTGCTTGGATGAGTGCtccaaataatatgtacgaaaGTTGGattgataacatattttgatgaaaataacaAGATATCAAACATATGCCGAGAATCGAGGACCCAGATCCTATAAACGCATTACCATTTAATGTCCAATTCACACGTCTTACACCGATTTTGTACGAGCTGATGGCCCCTGTGcacagatttttaatattaaatttcaaaaacatatttatattgttcgtgaaattataagaaaattggCTTCAAGGATCAcatttacatgtatatatatattattatgattattaatattatacgttattatatagtttataaatcataataatacctatctaaCAAACTGTGAACTGTGTTCGACTTGCTGCTGTAGTTATGTAACTTCCAACACTCCacttatgtaaattttttaaaaatcattcaaCATTTATCatactgttttaaattctaagtGAATAATTGCGTGGATTTACATAATGATGATtgtcttttttcttttatatatatatgatttagaaataaaaaaaaatacttccaGCGTCAACTTTAAGGTTTCTGATTCCAAATTGGATCTAGTATTTTAGTTGGTACTTTTAATAATGAGGAAAAAATTCAtagtactttaaataaatagaataattaagaaaaatattggaaaaatgtGATTATTTATGCAACAACTAGACGACGCATAAGATAAGtatcatctattataaatatcgtttatattcgtataatataagaattatattaaaatatttaaaaattatttttactcactaatatttattttttagttcattATAGTTTTCCATATTACTATATGGATAGATGTTTATgcatagataaattatatgtaaatggttcgttacagtaataataatataataatactaggtACAAGAATTGACCttgagtttttaaatgttagatattttttagttttaaaattagtagttttagtaatcaaaataataatatcatatttacgaACCAATAAATATGGTCAAGGACTCGACTATACAATCAGCTTGCTCATTTTCACCCAATTTGTGTgttaaacttgaaatttttatctgtaattaaacaaataataattacatattaatataaaataataaaataaaaataaattacacataaaattgcaatgatatactatatacttaatatacttttatgaaGTGTGAGTTTTAACTTACCGTCATATAGCCGACTAATGCCAAACAGTACCAAATGGAccattttaaaacgattaagtttttataagattCGTTAAAGTCTTCCCATAATTGTTTCGACATAGGTTCGGCTGCAAACGATTTAGATTGAAGaggtattttctaaaatatatttgttcaagtataaattaaaataaagtaaaaaaaacgtctttgcttaaaattatttgattttataatttaaaacgaccAGTCGGTAAGAATATACAATGCCTATAATTGCCTATTGTCTGATGAGATGAGCGTAGAATCTATATACGCCGTAGatctatagtttatataaaagaGATACTTATATTGTAACATTCATACAATTCCtaacccattttttttttaaaatagttttagtatACATTGCAAAAACCGCAATTTTTCATACTATTCTGCATTAAATAACTGTGTTCAATATTCCAATagctgaaataaaataattttaaatttttcatgcTCAATTAATGGAATTAAATTCGTACAAATATTCTTGTGCAAAAGAATAGGCGGTCGCTATCATGATAGATAGCATTTGCAGttggaattatttaaaacaatagtatgtattataaaacaaaataatttaatagtttaggTACCTTTAAATTAAGTTGTTCGTTATTATTGTCTGAAATAAATTCTGTTACAGTATCAtcgttatttttactattccgTTTTACTGATGGCAAAAGTGATGCACAGGCAAATGCAAAAACCacacctaaaataataaagcaaaTTTGTAGGATATCGAGCAATTTgtggatatttaaatttatttattataataggtacttataggtgttaaaataaaaaataaatattacgcgTTTGTAGTAAAAGAGAATGAAAAATCTATAACGTTAAAATTATCTACgtcatgaaaattaaattaattaaatttaaattgaataaaatggatgattaaaatgtttatctaaCAAAAAAGATGGGTAAATATCTTGAATATCTTTAAATACAATCACATTTTGCaaaacatcatatttttaaaaaatgtcttagaaaaaataatttggcaACACATAGTGTGGTATCCCTGTGTATAgagtaaaaaatagtttgaaacTATTAAGTGTAAAGATAAATGAAAAGCGAaggtaaatttaatcaatttatatttttttatttatataatatagttaatagttatcgggaaataaatcatattcacggaatataatgtttgtaattaaaaaaaaattaacttaaaaaaaaatattttagaattttagattataggtataactgatataagtattaatgtattgctggaattataattttaataattaatattatgctattttgtccttaaataatgtaatacataatataaaacttaaaactatttagaaGTATACATAGGTGCACATATACTCACTTCCCAATGTATAACACGCTAATTTGTTAACGTAATCTTTTCcgtaaataactattaacgcCTGAGCTAATACCAACGAACAACATTTACCCATCAACATTGCGGTTCTAGCTAATCCCGATGTTACCTGATAATATCTTTTGTCCTGTACCTTagcaaataaataactaaagtaGATTACTTCGTACGATTTGAAAAACGCCACACATAGTTGAACTACCTGTAAGAAAACAGAAAATTTGAATCGACGTCTGACGagagacaaataataaaattgttcaaaataacaatcagccaattttagaatatgtgtttaattttttttttttttttttataaaatattagtacatttataagttgtattcttaaatatttcgtATAGTGTAATAGATCATACAAGAGTCATACTTACTTTTAACGGGAtgaaattaggtattataacaaGATTTGAATAAACGATAATTGCACAGAAGACATTGAATAAGATGACTGGTTTGTAAAGTAAATTATctgttatcatcattattaccaaaatagttaatatgcTTGAATAGTCTTTAAGACGCATCAACTCATCTGTCccctaaagtaaaaaatatatacaaatagttATTGCTACAAATAAGTCAAGTTGTAAAAACTTGTctgctataattattattattataatttattttttattagctacatattattaagatcATTAGATCAAGGTAATAACACAAcaatgacaataatttaattaataataatttatattttattatgattaatgatttaaatattaaatgtttgttagatattataacttttatgcaATATGTGTTTTGTAACTACGTACACATTTTTACCCATCTtggaaatgttaaaatgttttgattttattatactatttaatactataacacTTAGTATAGGTAGCTAAATAACTTACCAGCTACCTATTTGCAAGCTGCACCTTATTCTTACgtacttataagtatttttaatgatttatgtacACCATATAGGTAACTTCCttgttatttatcaaaatattaaaatattgttttatgaatgattaaaaaatataatcacacggtatctatgaaaatattaaattatagttttcataACTTACAAGTGTAATCTCAGTAgatattaataagataatatttattgaaaaccttgtacttctaatatttatatggtctaaaaaaataatttgaatgtgtttaccatatatttattgacaattaaatacatgtttcgcaatattattgaacgtgcctatcaaatttaaatattttagtaatttgtaattagaTTTGCTCTTGAAGCactataagaaatatatacattcaaagttggaattaataggtacataaaatgtacctaacaAATTGGAAACTACTCGTACGAATTTAGATTAGGCACACTAAAatgttcaaacaaaaataatctgCTGGAAGATTCAAGCAAAAAAGGGTGATTCTCGtttgaaaaatagaagtttTTATCACCACAGCCCACAGGACACAACATAATTgacataaaaatttcaaattttcaaaaatgatatgatctttaaatctatataaattctaaaaatcagtttttgaatttctgcagcattattaaagaaaaatgaaatgCTTGGTTAAACATcttgtatttaattcatatatagTTAGCGAGTTagctcatatattatatactcgcaCAGttagtagtaatattttttatgaaaatcattaatgaataattatatattattaatcaataaaagaaaaacccTGGACATAGTtgacacttaaaaatattcagaacTTTCAATAATAGCTCGTCAACCAATATGTCATAGAAACCTAGTAGGCTGACTCACTATATAAACAACTTCACTTTCAGGGCGCTACTAAATATTACtatcacattattaatatgtacacaGAACAATCgtctgtatatttatttgtattacttaatatgtttatgactaatatatcacatattgtattttatggtGTGTGTAAGCTATCGGGTGGCTCGGACTAACCCATTATcatcattaaacataattaaacaaaaaaatcatcaatcgTATCaacgaaattaaaattgagtaATAAACATCTTAGTAAAGTATAATTGGATTTGGATGTATAGAAATTAACCATAGTAATTAGTAAcagtgtattatataggtatgtatacaatatacatattataaaaagtaaaaagtttgGATTTCAGTGGGTATTGGtatctacatttttatcatcagTCAACGTGCGACGTGCCTATAGGtcattgttataatgttatgttattgatttctaatgcataaatattttacattatattattattaatttattataactcataGGAATACTTTAGACTTGAAGATATTTGAATTGAAAGAGCTATaaacctaattattttataaattttttgtttgtttttttttctgtaacttACCGctactgtttatttttatacatcctaatttattattatttttctttagaaatacaaattattaggttaattggttataataaatataacagaatattaaaatatttatttatttaaatacctgaGTATCTGTAACGTTTTCTCCTTGACCGGCTAGATAGCTAGTCATAAAATAATCCAAGGGTCGAAATTCTATGGAAAATGCGAATATTACCGCtaaggtaataatttttgtccTACTATGCATTTCAAAGATATTTACTATcacatttattcataaaaaacggaaaattaaatatgattgtatatagactttagttattttgtaagACGTTAACTTTACTATATTAGTACCGCATACTGCATAACGACTTAGGTAAATGACTatagtatagactatagaagatataatatttactttcgcgtttgtttataaatacggAGAAAAGAAATGTGCTGCTAAACCGGTTTATAAAaccagtaaaatatattaatttttcattttatattgaaacaaCATTACATAAATgcataccataatataacaggtaatttacatttctttattttagaatCCCGCGTTTTATTTGGCACGGGAaatctgataaaaataaaaaaacaaatacaatagatACAAACCagcttattttaaagtttatgtaCTGGTAAAGCTAGAAAATCttaggtgtttttttttcaacgtaGGTCAATAAATACTGTCGTAtctacaataacattttaaatctatactttaaattgcatattgaataaaatcaaGAACTGTATACAGTTACTAGGTCATCAATTTTGACgatattttatcgtaattataataatttatgattagtTGGTTGAATGTCATATGACATCGTAAAGTCTGGGACAGTACAATAGCCGAGTTTGGTAAATCTTTAGCCGTCTAAGACGTTGCCCGGGTTACACTGCGAGGAAGCGATTTACCATTGTACCCCAAGCAGTGCAATGGCTGAACTCCCTAGACATACAAATCTAATAGAAGACCAATGCAAAACATAAGTTCTAGTCAacgtattacatatataaccTGTTATCACTTggttatcttttatttaatttatctgttTTACTACTTGTACCTATTCTATACTttgttaattatgttaaaccTTGAATGTTATAGCCatacgaaataattataataataatttatgagtataatttagtaggtaggtacactaaATTCATCTGAGGTGGTAACAGGTGTATTAGTACGCATACGATTATACGAAGCAatgaaatactaaattattgcaCGGTGTGTTAACgcttttatacctatttatattttgataaaaagtgTTGAGTACTGATTTTGGGTATTATTTTGGATTAGATTAGGTTAATAGGACTTTAAGTTTTCATTCTATTACTAGTCACCAATTTCTACTAGATTAACGGTTCTCGAAATGCGGTACGCGAAAGGTCGTAGGTATACCTAGTAGAAgaacagaaaattaaaaataaacattcgaTTCTTAtctcattaaaaatgtgttatttgattcaaattttattttaaaaaaactaataggttaataaaaaaaaattatattgtagtaatttgctgccatattatttaaaataggtaaatgtatttaactaaaaagtaaagtatttatttgtacaatttgGATCAATCTATTTTTAGTCATTGAAGTGGTACGCGACTGATAAACCTAAGTGGTACCGGTaagctaaaaaaatgtttagtaaccGCTATACTAAgtatcgatattatttttatgagggactttttttaaaattacctgCATATAGAATGATATGATTTTAAGTCACAAactatatcgtattatattattatccatcaTACTCTGctctgaatataatatatattttgtatatgtaATGATTTCCGATTTGAACTAAGTGAACAGATTTATCATAAGTCTAATACAcgtgaattaatatttaatactatctatatagtatttatacaatacgcgtacaaataaaatatatattaaaaagtcattgtatttaatttgtatagcactatatagtttaataattataagccatcataaataaaagattatattttacaaatttataatgtggATCTGTATACGACTACAGCTTTAATCATTATTCGTACAAGTAGATATGGTACTAACCTGAATAACATcgatatacaattataaaataatattaattcaacagtatttgttttatttttataggttgTGCGAGatttgtttcaaattagattaaaaatgattatatactCCAAGTGTCTACTTTACGTTTGCATTGTAATAACCTAACGTTTTCGTAAGGTGACAGTGACTGacaaaaaacgaataaaaacgtcaaatttcaaaaatatgtggTTTGTGGACCGTGGTTGCTGAATTTATACTGCGGTTGAGGTAGTATACTTAAAACAGTCCAATCACCACGTAGATGTGTTTTTATCtattaagattatattatatttacgttgTGAGTCGAAGCATCCGTGTTGTTAATGCGAAGAACTATTGCACTGTTTGTTTCTGCGTAACGTGTAAACCGCGTGTAATCATCATAATAGATATACCATTTTTAtggtttaacatatttatttacttcgcCATATGGTTAGGTAGTTAATTATGACTAGGACCACATGCGGTATACTTGGAACACGGTCATAGTAGATTACCTATAGTACATTACAATGTGATATTGGTAATCTTTTGACTTTTAAACGATaaccatttataaatgatatacaaAGCTAATAGTGgctattaatgttatttatgctACTGGCCTATTATTTCCACATCTCTAATGTACATTTCTCAATGACGATTCTCGATCAAACCGTGTTTTCATTACCATTCTTAGCGTGTTGGCACTCCTGGAAATTTTCCGGGATGATCACGGAAGAATTGCCGTTATGTCGTGTTTCTAGAAATTGCTTATTCCTTAAAGTGCTATGCAGTGCAATGACAGACGTTACTCAAGGATTACGAGCCTATAGGATGGAGCAAACGAGTTACACGAACAATCAGTCACCATATATTAAGCATCTACAACCAAGGTACCTTCACAGccgttatttacaatttactgtaattgcagtaaaaataatacattgatattagaaatatttatctatagacGTTTATGAaatccgaaaaaaaaattcgataaGAACGACACACGCAATTAttcctttaaataaattaaatgtcaaaaaaaaatatttaaaaaaatatagtatctaGACTTgaagtattatatagataggttGTAAGAACTTGTCAAAATgagaatttcaataaatgcataattcaAGTATACAAATAGGCTGATGAGCGCATGAAGACGGCTCGGTACTTTATTAGAATTCCTGAATtccttttttgtatttttaagtatctaataaaaaaatgtaaaactatattgttaGTTAGTACAACACAGGTCAGTAAAACAGTCCACTATTTCTCTTGATTtttcacaaattaataattacatttttttccaaaataaatatatataatttatcagttGTTAATTAGTCAGTAACGTTATATTCGAAAGTAAAACGATTTTACTCTTAATCCTTTCTCCGCAGACCAATCATTATGGCATTGCcaactgtaaaattatataataatattgggaCCATGTTTTTGTGataatagtgataatatttattgcaataTTGCCAATTGCcgaatttcataattttataattcattcataattgtacctattggtttactttattgatataataataaatatttaatcatattatattaatattattatctaaatgaAAGGTTAACCCcccaaaaaaatatgaaactgtAAATATATGAACATTGTACAtcctaataacataatataaattgtaagtttttatttgttataacaaaaaaaggcAACCCGCAACcagttgataatttattttaaagttattaattgaaaGTTACACAATtgcaattaaaagttatacaattttcaaatgtgCCTATgttacatcatttttatatgtgtataactGATTAAAGCCAAATACTGCATATTATTGGCACCTATTTGtggtaagttaaaaatttaattgatttaaataattttttttttttaatattgccaTGAGAATTTGAGTTACATATGACGAATGAATTAGACTAATGGtgcagtaaatattaatatcgccGTATACCTAGAACTTCACGATTATAAGGAGCATATCCATAGTGAGGGAATGAGATTGTCATCATATCTtcttcttaatttatttttgtctattgatttacaataatttattgcttatcatttttttttatttttttattttttttaataaaaatataattctataatctGTACAAATCGGCACAATAAGCATATTGCATATACGAaaagaatagaaaaaaataacacgagATTAGGTACCCACTTATATAGAAGTAACATTTACCTTGaaggtaaatttatttttaaaataaatttcatattttcaatattctttTGCTctgttgtttttcattttttgtaaataaattagttgattgataacaataaaatatatttaataaagaaatgtAAGAATATTTACTACCATCATGGGATGGTTTATGAAGTCTGCAAGATGATACTAACATAAGTAATGAAAtgcatcataatatacaaggcgtttattttgtatataatttatgtgatttattattattataattaattagcaCCTCCGGGTAAATacaggaatataatataggtacatgttttttttttttttttggttgtaaCTTGGCCCGAGAAtagataaaaatctatattccCCTCCGTTTCAAAAAATCTAAGAGCTGCAGCGCAGACAGAGTATAGGGACAAAGTATGAGAGAGAGTAAAACGGTAAAGGATGAAGACGCGACGCGATGAGAAAAAGTGGAGTGGGTTAGGTGTGGGTCGTGGGTGGCGGCGCGctcgcggcggcggcggcgccgGTTCAATACTCGGTAATCAAATTGTCGTGCACGGGGGCGCCGTGTCGGAGAGCTTAACTATTAACCCGCGCGGCGTCGGGCcgctaaacaataaacatggCGACCGTGGCGCGCCGTAGCCGGGCGGGCGGCTGCGAACCGGTGCGCACGCGCCCGGCGCactatttcatttctaactcTTTCCGGTTGGTCCCAGCCGCACGCCGCCCCGGTCACCCGGCCGCCAACCCGGGGGTTGTGACAGTCGGCCGACCAAGATTAAGCCTCTCCGGGTCGAACCTCAACCCCCGTGCCAAGCACCATCGGCCGACGCCACCGCCGCGCCACCGCCCGCGCCGCCACCGCCCCTATATATACACCGCCGCAGCCGCCCTCCGTTACGCCGCCGCGACTTTTACCGGCCCGACGAGTTAAGCTCCGAGTCCCGGGGCATAAGCCAAACGCGAACCGGATACGTCACTCGTACATAATACACGCAACAATCCGATTATTTTTACGCGCGCGCCGCTCGCGATATTTTTTCGGTTTTTCGAGTTCTCTTTAACATTTACCTATATCTACGAGCCTTTGCGTCGGTCTTTCCGGATTTAAATAATCGTGATTTCcgatttaatgtataatattatactcttttcTACCACACAACCCGCACGCTACTCAGGCGGTGCAGTATAACATACCTTTGCGCATTTTCGAAAGGTGCCAGTTTTTccgtattttatatacagttttaataaaCGAACCCGATTGTTgcacatatattaatttacttatagtaAACTATCGTATTTACGTttcaacattatattgttaaaccgTTTCGGTTACGATATTTGTGTACACTATTAAATAAGGTAAGTCGTATTTTCTTAATCCATATTAATTGTTGTCTAATATTTGctgtgta
Protein-coding regions in this window:
- the LOC114132343 gene encoding thiamine transporter 1-like produces the protein MHSRTKIITLAVIFAFSIEFRPLDYFMTSYLAGQGENVTDTQGTDELMRLKDYSSILTILVIMMITDNLLYKPVILFNVFCAIIVYSNLVIIPNFIPLKVVQLCVAFFKSYEVIYFSYLFAKVQDKRYYQVTSGLARTAMLMGKCCSLVLAQALIVIYGKDYVNKLACYTLGSVVFAFACASLLPSVKRNSKNNDDTVTEFISDNNNEQLNLKKIPLQSKSFAAEPMSKQLWEDFNESYKNLIVLKWSIWYCLALVGYMTIKISSLTHKLGENEQADCIVESLTIFIGAISSYKIGVRRVNWTLNGNAFIGSGSSILGICLISCYFHQNMLSIQLSYILFGALIQAMFVTALSEIAKQLKNNCYTLVLGFNSFISLILLLCYKEIFIRGNFFKIDIPEQVLFYGGLYIFLGTIYLIPSGISFNRKLNNSCPVYDITE